The genomic DNA AACCCGATGTATTCAGAAGACGATGTACCTGGCTCGGATGCATATAAAGCATAACAGGCCCCTTCAGCTTGTATTTCCTGAAGTCAATTTCCATGACGCCACTCCCGGCTTTTATAAATACGAAAATATGATAGTCATGCCTGTGAGAATGATCTGCTTCATCGAGCATCGCCACATCGCCTGACACAACATTACCAATGACAATACCTGTCCGGAATTCACCACCCAGCGGTTTAACAGGAATAGATGCTTTTTTACGCATAGCAAACAGTTCTGCCTGAAAGTTATATAAAGGTTACCTTTTCAGTACAAAAGGTATAAACACAAAATTGCGTTGCTGTGAAGTTACTACTAAAATATACCGGTATTACACTGTTAAGCATTGTGGCTTTTGTGTTGTTATATCTGGGAAGTGCATGGGTATTATCCCGTATTCCCGTAAAAGCGGAAACAGCAGGCCAACCTGCCGTAGAGATCTACCTTTTGAGTAATGGTGTGCATACCGATATAGTTATGCCGGTTAAAACGGAATACAGGGACTGGAGCAGCACTATACTGTATAGCAACACACGCAGCAACGACAGCAGCCTTTCTTATATAGCATTCGGATGGGGCGATAAAGGGTTTTACCTGGAAACGCCTACCTGGGCGGATCTGAAAGCCCGCACCGCCTTTCGTGCAGCCTTTGGATTAAGCACTTCGGCTGTACATGCTACTTTCTACAAAAAACTTACAGAAGGTGCGGAATGTGTGAAGACCACCATCAGCCCCTCTCAATATCAAAGGCTCATTGCCTACATAGATAACGGCCTGCAAAAGAATAGCAATGGCGCTCCGATAGTAATACCAACAGAAGCCCGCTACGGCGCCAATGACGCATTTTACGAAGCCAGGGGTAGTTATACCCTTTTTCATACCTGCAACACCTGGACTAACAACGCGTTAAAAGCCAGCGGCCAAAAGGCCTGCCTCTGGACACCTTTTGACAGCGGCATATTTTACCAGTACAGGAAACATTAGGTATGTTCTTAGCAGGCCCTTGCTGGCATTGTTACCTGTATTGACGGATCGGGAAACGGCTGCTTTCAGCAGCCGGGTTATACGGTTGCAAGTCACAAACATCAGATGTTTAAATAATTCCCTACCTTTGAAACATCAGATGTTTAAATCCTCATCATTATATGGCCAAGCTTTCTGACAGGGTTATTGCTGCTTTGCAGCGGGATATCAGCCAGGGTGCTTTTAAGGTTGGGGAGAAAATACCTCCCGAGCCGGAACTGATGGAACGTTACCAGGTTGGCCGTTCCACAGTACGTGAAGCTGTTAAAACGCTGGCTATTTCTGGTGTACTGCGGGTACAACAGGGAGATGGCACTTATGTGCATAAGAAAACGCAGCGGGAGACGCTGAGTGAACAATTGCGTCGCTCCGATGCTGTTGAAATTAACGAAGTAAGAACGCTGCTGGAGACAGAGATTGTAAGGCGTGCAGCTTTACACAGAACCGAAGATGACCTGCAACGCATACGGCAGTGGCTGGATAAGCGTGAAAAAGCAATCAGCCAAAGCCAGGTAAAGGAATGTGTTGATGCAGATATACAATTTCATCTTGCGATAGCCGATGCGGCATCGAACAAAGTGATGGCTGAGTTGTATAAAAGCTTCACAGTGGTGATCAGGGACTTTTTCAGGCAGCGGGATGCAGGCAGCGTGAAGTGGTTTGCTGCCAGTCACCCGCTTCACGAAGCGCTTTACATGGCCATCAGCCGGAAACAGCAACAGCGTGCGGCGAGTATAACAAAAGAAATATTACAGAACAATAATTAGAAGACAGATGCTTATTCTTTCATTTACATTGATATTGCTGTTGGGTGCCTACCTGGCAGGTTTAACAGGAGCCTTAACCGGACTGGGTGGCGGTGTTGTGATCATCCCGTTACTGACATTGGTATTTCATATCGACATGCGTTATGCGATCGGAGCTGCACTGGTGTCATCTATTGCTACATCGTCAGGTTCAGCAAGCGCTTATGTAAGAGAAGGCATCACCAATATACGCGTGGGAATGTTCCTGGAAATAGCCACCACTATTGGCGCAGTCACCGGCGCTATGATCGCTGTGTATACACCCGTGAACCTGGTAGCCATCATCTTTGGTCTTACGCTTATATTCTCTGCCGCCATGACATTGCGTAAAAAGAATGAACATGCAGAAACAGAAGGCAGTCCTTTAGCAGCAAAGCTCAAACTCAATGGATCCTATCCTACCCCATCCGGCGTTGTTCATTATAATCTTCGTAATGTAGGCGGCGGGTTTTCCATTATGACGCTGGCAGGTATTTTGTCGGGATTGTTAGGGATTGGTTCAGGCGCTTTAAAAGTACTGGCGATGGATACTGCTATGCGTATTCCCTTCAGAGTTAGTACCACTACCAGTAATTTCATGGTAGGAGTTACGGCTGCCGCCAGTGCAGTAGTGTATTTACAGAGAGGGTATATTGACCCCGCTATTGCCATGCCTGTGATAATAGGTGTATTAGCAGGGGCCTTTACAGGCACCAAACTGCTGATGCGGCTGAACCCGAAAAAGCTTAGACTTATTTTCAGCATCGCCATTACACTGGTAGCCTTACAAATGATCTATAACGGCTTACAACATAAGTTCTAATTATAATTTACTGAAACATGAAACTTAGTGATACCAAAATAAACGACAGGGGCATAGAAATATTCATCGGCAGGTTTCTCCGCTGGGGAGTGCTTAGTTCCTGTGCCGTAGCCATTGCTGGCGGCATTCTATATCTCGTTAACCATGGCATGGAAGTAATGCCCGACTATACTGTATTTCATGGCGAAGATGCCGGCTATACCAGCTTACCAGGTATTATAAAAGGACTCGAGACCGGAAGCGCGAAGGAGGTGATACAGGCTGGCGTCATCATATTACTGGCCACGCCCATTCTGCGTATCTTTCTTTCCCTGATCTCCTTTATCCTTGAAAAAGACAGACTTTATGTATTTATTACTGCTATTGTATTGTGCATCATACTCGGCAGCATGTTCGGCGGATTGAAGATATAAGGGATCAAAGCTTTACCGCTTTCCTGCCATCCCATTTATACTGTTCGCCGGAGCTGGTCTTTTTCATTTTAGGTTCACCATCTTTATCCATTTCATCCAATGCTTCTTCCTCTTCAATGAGTTTTATGATATGGCCTGGTTTCCCGCCCGATTCGCTTGGGAACAGCAATGTTTCAGAATGATAATACACACCGGCATCAGCAATATGCATTTTTCCGGGTAATGGTAACAGCTCAGCACCTGTCCAGCCAAAGTAAAAATAATCATCGGGTATGCCACAGGCTTCGCCTGAAAAATAAATACGAACGATATGTGTAAGCCCTTCCAACCCCATGCTTCCTGTCAGCAATTTACCTGATGAAAACGATGTAGCTTCACTGCTCTTCAATGGCCAGGAAACATCTGCCAGCTTTTTGTTTTCGTTGTTAACGACTTTCAATCTCACCATACAATCCCATCTTTCCACGTCATCTTTTTTTACGTTGACCACCCTGTCAAGCCCATAGAGGAAACGGGTATTGCCGTTGTTACAACAGCCAAGCGTAGTGAGTCCTTTCCAGATAAAACCTTCCTGGTTACTATCGCCGGCAACACGAACCCGGATCCAATTTGCAGAAAAGCCTTTCATACGTTGCCTGTGGGCTTCCTTCACAAAAACTACCTGGGTGCCATTGGGTAACTGCTGCAATATTTTTCCCGATGCAGCGGGTTGATCGCGCAGGAAGGTGGTATCGGCAAGAATGGTTAATGTATCGCCGGCTTTGTTTTCTGTAGCATAGAGATTAGAGCCCGGAGCATCATAGTCCTGTGCGGACAAGGTTTGCAGTGTAAACAAACAGGTAAGCAAAAGGCAGAGCTGCCTGATATGGAGTGTTATTTTCATGGAGGCAAGTTAAAAAATTATGCTTTATCATCCTGTATACTGCATGCAGGGTAGTTTGTTTTCCCGATTTTTGCCGCCCTATATTTGTAAGTATGAAAGTTTGCATTGCGGAAAAGCCAAGTGTGGCGCGGGATATTGCTGAAGTGCTTGGCGCCAGGCAACGCAGAGATGGTTACTATGAGGGTAATGATTACCAGGTAACCTGGACTTTCGGGCATTTCTGCACGCTGAAAGAACCCCATGACTATCATGAGCAATGGAAATTCTGGCGGCTGGAAGACCTTCCTATTATACCCGCCACGTTTGGCATTAAACTGATAGAAAACGACGGCGTACAAAAACAATTCAAAGTTATAGAGCAACTGGTTCAGCAATGTGAAGAGGTGATCAACTGTGGTGACGCCGGCCAGGAAGGCGAGCTCATTCAGCGGTGGGTATTACAAAAAGCAAGATGCGCAGTACCTGTTAAAAGATTATGGATATCATCGCTTACGGAACAGGCCATAAGAGAAGGTTTTGAAAAGCTGAAAGACAGCGATCAATACAACAACCTTTATGCTGCTGCCAGTGGAAGGGCTATCGGCGACTGGCTGCTGGGCATGAATGCCACGCGGCTTTTTACCAGGAAATTCGCAGCAGGCAAAAAGGTGCTGCTGTCTATAGGCCGGGTACAAACGCCAACCCTGGCTATGATCGTTCAACGGCAAAAAGAGATCAACGCCTTTGTATCGGAAGAATACTGGGAGTTGAAGACTATTTACCGTGATACGGAGTTCACTGCCACCATCGACCGCCTGCGCGCGCTGGAAAAGGCAGAAAAGGGACTTGCCTATTTGAAGGAACATGAATTTACCATTACGTCATTCGAGAAAAAAGAAGGCCGGGAAGGCAACCCCAGGCTGTTTGACCTTACAGCATTACAGGTAGCAGCTAATAAAAAGTATGCCTACAGTGCCGATGACACGCTTAAATACATTCAGAGCCTGTATGAGAAAAAGCTGGTGACCTATCCCAGGGTTGACACCACTTATCTGCCTGAAGATATGTACCCGAAAATAGCAGGTATATTACAGGATATGACACCTTATGCTGCCTTAACGGCTCCATTACTTGAGCATCCTATTCCAAAACTTAAAACTGTTTTTGACGACAGCAAGGTCACCGATCACCACGCTATTATTCCTACAGGCATCTATCCTTCAGGAATAGGACAGGAAGAAAAGAGGGTGTACGACTTAATAGCCCGGCGTTTTATTGCTGCTTTTTACCCGGAATGTAAGATCTCGAATACAACGGTGTTAGGTAAGGCAGGACAGGTTCCGTTTAAAGCTACTGGTAAACAGATACTGGAACCGGGATGGAAAGAAGTATATGTCAATGATTCGAGCATCAAGAAAGAAGGTGAAGAAGACGAAAAACTGATCCCGGTTTTTGAGGTGGGTGAAAGTGGACCTCATACGCCCAGAATACATCATGGCAAGACAAGTCCACCCAAACCCTATACAGAGGCATCGCTGTTGCGTGCCATGGAAACGGCCGGCAAGCAGGTGGAAGACGAAGAGATGCGCGAATTGCTTAAAGACAACGGCATTGGGCGCCCGTCTACCCGCGCGAATATTATAGAGACGCTGTTCCGCAGGAAGTATATAGAGAAACGCAAGAAAAACCTTTTTGCCACACAAACAGGCATAGATCTCATAGATACCATACAAACGGAGTTGTTGAAAAGCGCCGAGTTAACCGGTTTATGGGAGCGGAAACTCCGGCAGATAGAAAAGGGCGCCTATTCCATAGATACCTTTAAACAGGAGCTGATACAAATGGTAGTGGATCTGACCCATGAGGTAAAAACCAGTCAGCACCGCGTTATTTCTATTGCAGCGGATGCCCCTGCGCCCATGCCTGAAGCAGAAAAGCCTAAGAAAGACCCCAAACCTAAGGCTCCTAAAAAAGCGGTAGTGGTGGAAGAACTGCAATGTCCCAAATGCAAAACAGCACTGCTCAAGAAAGGGAAAACAGCTTACGGCTGCACCCAGTTTACAGTATGCGGGTTTAAGATCCCGTTTGAGGTTGGTGGAAAGATCCTGTCGGACAAACAGATATCAGATCTTGTTACCAAGGGTAAAACCGGGAAGATCAAAGGATTGCAGTTTCCGGAAGGAACAATTGACGCCAAATTGGTCCTGAATGAACATTTTGCGATAGAACCCGAAGCCTGAGTGAAATGTTAGGTTTATTCCTACATTTGAGATACAAGTAAAAACGATGTTATGAGTGAATTTTTGTATTGCCATGATCCATTGGATGAGGAAGTTGGTGAATTCCTGCTGCACCTGGGTAATCCCGGCGCATTGATTAAAATTATTCCGCTGGAAGACGAGGAGGCCATTGACAGTGAAGAGTTTATTCATAAAATTTTTATTTATGAAAATGAAGATGGTGACAGTGAATCGTACCAGCTGATCTTTACACCTCTCGCAACAGCGATGGAATCGCCTGCGAGCCCATCGTCGGAGCGTATTCACGAGGTTCTGGAATCTGCGTGGGAGTACTGGACAGAAGTGCTCAACTGGGAAGAAGACGAGGATGACGAAGAATAAAAAAGTAAAAAAATATATAAAAAAGCCAGGTTAATTCAGTAATTTTTCCTGTACAAAACCATTTGCCAAACGTACATTAAACTTTTCGTTCACAGCATAATGCAAAGAATGAACGAAGCGTTTAACGGAAGTTCCTCTTGGCTTAAATAAACACTATTTGCAAGAGAAATTTATTGTGCATGAGAAAGAAGATTGTATTGGCCTGGCTTGCATTATTATTCTTAGGTATCGTTACCCTGTTCTGGTATAATGAATGGAAATACAGCCTGCCCACACCCGTACCCGAATCGTACCAGGCTGTTGCTACCGGAACAGTTATAAAAGCTGCACAACCAATGGTGCAGAACAAACAGCCTTTATTCCTGCATTTCTTCAATCCTGATTGTCCCTGCTCCCGGTTTAATACTACCTATTTCAAGAAGCTGGTGAAAAAGTATGAACATGTTGCACGGTTTGTTATTGTACCTATGAGCAAGAAGCCAATAACAGCTGAAGAGATCCGGTCCCGTTTTGACCTGTCGTTACCCGTTATTTTTGATACATCACTGGCAAGAACCTGCGGGGTTTATTCTACGCCGCAAGCTGTTATCATTGACACAAGCTATCATTTGTATTACA from Filimonas effusa includes the following:
- a CDS encoding FadR/GntR family transcriptional regulator, with the protein product MAKLSDRVIAALQRDISQGAFKVGEKIPPEPELMERYQVGRSTVREAVKTLAISGVLRVQQGDGTYVHKKTQRETLSEQLRRSDAVEINEVRTLLETEIVRRAALHRTEDDLQRIRQWLDKREKAISQSQVKECVDADIQFHLAIADAASNKVMAELYKSFTVVIRDFFRQRDAGSVKWFAASHPLHEALYMAISRKQQQRAASITKEILQNNN
- a CDS encoding SH3 domain-containing protein, whose protein sequence is MKITLHIRQLCLLLTCLFTLQTLSAQDYDAPGSNLYATENKAGDTLTILADTTFLRDQPAASGKILQQLPNGTQVVFVKEAHRQRMKGFSANWIRVRVAGDSNQEGFIWKGLTTLGCCNNGNTRFLYGLDRVVNVKKDDVERWDCMVRLKVVNNENKKLADVSWPLKSSEATSFSSGKLLTGSMGLEGLTHIVRIYFSGEACGIPDDYFYFGWTGAELLPLPGKMHIADAGVYYHSETLLFPSESGGKPGHIIKLIEEEEALDEMDKDGEPKMKKTSSGEQYKWDGRKAVKL
- a CDS encoding sulfite exporter TauE/SafE family protein codes for the protein MLILSFTLILLLGAYLAGLTGALTGLGGGVVIIPLLTLVFHIDMRYAIGAALVSSIATSSGSASAYVREGITNIRVGMFLEIATTIGAVTGAMIAVYTPVNLVAIIFGLTLIFSAAMTLRKKNEHAETEGSPLAAKLKLNGSYPTPSGVVHYNLRNVGGGFSIMTLAGILSGLLGIGSGALKVLAMDTAMRIPFRVSTTTSNFMVGVTAAASAVVYLQRGYIDPAIAMPVIIGVLAGAFTGTKLLMRLNPKKLRLIFSIAITLVALQMIYNGLQHKF
- a CDS encoding type IA DNA topoisomerase, with protein sequence MKVCIAEKPSVARDIAEVLGARQRRDGYYEGNDYQVTWTFGHFCTLKEPHDYHEQWKFWRLEDLPIIPATFGIKLIENDGVQKQFKVIEQLVQQCEEVINCGDAGQEGELIQRWVLQKARCAVPVKRLWISSLTEQAIREGFEKLKDSDQYNNLYAAASGRAIGDWLLGMNATRLFTRKFAAGKKVLLSIGRVQTPTLAMIVQRQKEINAFVSEEYWELKTIYRDTEFTATIDRLRALEKAEKGLAYLKEHEFTITSFEKKEGREGNPRLFDLTALQVAANKKYAYSADDTLKYIQSLYEKKLVTYPRVDTTYLPEDMYPKIAGILQDMTPYAALTAPLLEHPIPKLKTVFDDSKVTDHHAIIPTGIYPSGIGQEEKRVYDLIARRFIAAFYPECKISNTTVLGKAGQVPFKATGKQILEPGWKEVYVNDSSIKKEGEEDEKLIPVFEVGESGPHTPRIHHGKTSPPKPYTEASLLRAMETAGKQVEDEEMRELLKDNGIGRPSTRANIIETLFRRKYIEKRKKNLFATQTGIDLIDTIQTELLKSAELTGLWERKLRQIEKGAYSIDTFKQELIQMVVDLTHEVKTSQHRVISIAADAPAPMPEAEKPKKDPKPKAPKKAVVVEELQCPKCKTALLKKGKTAYGCTQFTVCGFKIPFEVGGKILSDKQISDLVTKGKTGKIKGLQFPEGTIDAKLVLNEHFAIEPEA
- a CDS encoding TIGR02117 family protein, which produces MKLLLKYTGITLLSIVAFVLLYLGSAWVLSRIPVKAETAGQPAVEIYLLSNGVHTDIVMPVKTEYRDWSSTILYSNTRSNDSSLSYIAFGWGDKGFYLETPTWADLKARTAFRAAFGLSTSAVHATFYKKLTEGAECVKTTISPSQYQRLIAYIDNGLQKNSNGAPIVIPTEARYGANDAFYEARGSYTLFHTCNTWTNNALKASGQKACLWTPFDSGIFYQYRKH
- a CDS encoding TlpA family protein disulfide reductase; the encoded protein is MRKKIVLAWLALLFLGIVTLFWYNEWKYSLPTPVPESYQAVATGTVIKAAQPMVQNKQPLFLHFFNPDCPCSRFNTTYFKKLVKKYEHVARFVIVPMSKKPITAEEIRSRFDLSLPVIFDTSLARTCGVYSTPQAVIIDTSYHLYYRGNYNKSRYCTDTQSNYAEIALEALLNQRPHVQFDKYALQAYGCQLPTCTQ
- a CDS encoding DUF1634 domain-containing protein, with product MKLSDTKINDRGIEIFIGRFLRWGVLSSCAVAIAGGILYLVNHGMEVMPDYTVFHGEDAGYTSLPGIIKGLETGSAKEVIQAGVIILLATPILRIFLSLISFILEKDRLYVFITAIVLCIILGSMFGGLKI